One stretch of Microvirga lotononidis DNA includes these proteins:
- the nth gene encoding endonuclease III, whose product MSDLKPSPRRIAKANSSSKSKPAVPAKAVGKALRKRTPKPVDRATMVEVFRRLHAANPEPKGELDYTNPYTLLVAVALSAQSTDVGVNKATRNLFPVADTPQKMLALGEEGLRGHIRTLNFYNTKAKNVIAAARRLVDEFGGDVPNSVEVLETLPGVGRKTASVVVNIAFKDPRIAVDTHIFRVTNRIPLAITKTPLDTQVALEALIPDEYRLHAHHWLILHGRYICKARRPECWRCPINDLCRYPDKTIP is encoded by the coding sequence ATGTCCGATCTGAAGCCATCCCCCCGACGTATCGCCAAGGCAAATTCGAGCTCGAAATCGAAGCCGGCCGTTCCGGCGAAGGCGGTCGGGAAGGCGCTTCGCAAGCGCACCCCGAAGCCCGTCGACCGGGCGACGATGGTCGAGGTCTTCCGGCGCCTGCACGCGGCCAACCCGGAGCCCAAGGGCGAGCTCGACTACACCAATCCCTATACGCTGCTGGTCGCCGTGGCGCTCTCGGCGCAATCGACCGATGTCGGCGTCAACAAGGCGACGAGAAACCTCTTTCCCGTCGCCGACACGCCGCAGAAAATGCTCGCTCTCGGCGAGGAGGGCCTGCGCGGGCACATCAGGACGCTCAACTTCTACAACACGAAAGCCAAGAACGTCATCGCGGCTGCGAGGCGCCTCGTGGACGAGTTCGGTGGCGACGTGCCGAATTCCGTCGAGGTGCTGGAAACCCTGCCGGGCGTCGGGCGCAAGACCGCGAGCGTCGTGGTCAACATCGCCTTCAAGGATCCGCGCATCGCGGTCGACACGCATATCTTCCGCGTTACCAACCGGATTCCGCTGGCCATCACCAAAACGCCCTTGGACACGCAGGTCGCGCTCGAGGCCCTCATTCCGGACGAGTACCGGCTGCACGCCCATCACTGGCTGATCCTGCACGGCCGCTACATCTGCAAGGCTCGCCGCCCCGAATGCTGGCGCTGTCCGATCAACGACCTGTGCCGCTATCCGGACAAGACGATTCCGTAG
- a CDS encoding DUF2244 domain-containing protein: protein MASGKASYGEIDRFERPVFSAVIRPHRSLSPQGFRTLMVLVCLTSIVASLPFVIMGFWPVAGFFGLDFLGLYIAFRVSYRQGQAFELLELTPIRLLFRKVSPCGDVKDWQFNPLWTRIDREIDDEYGMQHLSLNFRNVHVEIARDLSPPERETLADALGRALADVKRGH from the coding sequence ATGGCAAGCGGCAAGGCATCCTATGGCGAGATCGACCGGTTCGAGCGGCCGGTGTTCTCGGCCGTGATCCGTCCGCACCGGTCCCTGAGCCCGCAGGGCTTCAGGACCCTGATGGTGCTGGTCTGCCTCACCTCGATCGTGGCGAGCCTGCCCTTCGTGATCATGGGGTTCTGGCCGGTGGCCGGCTTCTTCGGTCTCGATTTCCTGGGCCTCTACATCGCCTTCCGGGTCAGCTACCGCCAGGGCCAGGCCTTCGAGCTTCTGGAGCTGACGCCGATCCGGCTTCTGTTCCGCAAGGTGAGCCCCTGCGGCGACGTGAAGGATTGGCAGTTCAACCCGCTCTGGACCCGCATCGACCGCGAAATCGACGATGAGTACGGCATGCAGCACCTCTCGTTGAACTTCCGCAACGTGCATGTGGAAATCGCGCGCGACCTGTCTCCGCCGGAGCGGGAGACCCTGGCCGATGCCCTCGGACGGGCCCTGGCGGATGTGAAACGGGGTCATTGA